The following proteins come from a genomic window of Sphingobium cloacae:
- a CDS encoding polysaccharide biosynthesis protein, with translation MAASIPPAQYDPFPADPLPDDPEEDEVQIATGAPLWAVLLHDMLTRPTGFPAPARFAALMLIDGALVLLTLLLVVLAIPGPVSAAFLDRPSLMLFFSMAAVFTLCLTGLYWRCWRFLSFGDCIMLSTAVAGSMAAAWGLCLIVSAKIRAVPLDVIGFALLHSALLLVAMIGARTIRRGLREFARAHIVPRGERHNILLLGELDWIRSLLEMLRADRTNSFHVVGALTFDGRDTRLQVAGVPVLGAPDKLSQITEALAAKGLKPESLVIRGDTTMPRRAFSRLVKLADQCDLTVAHARDLQRTKEGEPRIEIKHFELADLLGRPEVSLQRNVVERLIRGRRILVTGAGGTIGGELVRQIATFKPSAIVLLDHCEFNLYSIEMQVRDLFPDILCHPELCSIRERGSLDDVFRRREPEIVFHAAALKHVPIVECNPCEGAHTNVLGTRNVADAVCAHGALAMVQVSTDKAVNPVGVMGATKRLGELYCQALDLIGQCDPESPRFMTVRFGNVLGSSGSLVPLFQQQMAAGKPLTVTHPDMKRYFMTVAEAVQLILQSSARAMEAKIDRGTIFVLDMGEPIRIVDIARRMIRLAGLRPDIDVPIQFVGLRPGEKLYEELFDTTEEQLRSSIPGVIEASPCPVPLEKLVKAFADLSHLIAERDEEGVQDLMKELLRAPAQSTWARTLRELTREIDLVGKAANE, from the coding sequence ATGGCCGCGAGCATTCCGCCCGCCCAGTATGATCCGTTTCCGGCCGATCCGCTCCCGGATGATCCCGAAGAGGATGAAGTACAGATTGCCACCGGCGCGCCGCTCTGGGCGGTCCTGCTGCATGACATGCTGACCCGGCCGACCGGCTTCCCCGCGCCAGCGCGCTTCGCGGCGCTGATGCTGATCGACGGAGCGCTGGTCCTCCTGACGCTGCTGCTGGTCGTCCTGGCGATTCCGGGGCCGGTTTCCGCTGCCTTTCTCGACCGCCCCAGCCTGATGCTGTTCTTCAGCATGGCGGCGGTCTTCACCCTCTGCCTCACCGGCCTTTACTGGCGCTGCTGGCGCTTCCTGTCCTTTGGCGACTGCATCATGTTGTCGACGGCGGTGGCGGGCAGCATGGCGGCCGCATGGGGCCTGTGCCTCATCGTCTCGGCGAAAATCAGGGCCGTGCCGCTGGACGTGATCGGCTTCGCGCTGCTGCATTCGGCGCTGCTGCTGGTGGCGATGATCGGCGCGCGGACGATCCGGCGCGGGCTGCGGGAATTCGCCCGCGCGCATATCGTTCCACGCGGCGAGAGGCATAATATCCTGCTGCTGGGCGAACTGGACTGGATCCGGTCGCTGCTGGAAATGCTGCGCGCCGATCGCACGAACAGCTTTCATGTCGTCGGCGCGCTGACCTTCGACGGGCGGGATACCCGGCTTCAGGTCGCGGGCGTGCCGGTGCTGGGCGCGCCCGACAAGTTGTCGCAGATCACCGAAGCGCTCGCCGCGAAGGGCCTGAAGCCCGAAAGCCTCGTCATAAGGGGCGATACGACGATGCCGCGCCGCGCCTTTTCGCGGCTGGTGAAGCTGGCCGATCAGTGCGACCTCACCGTCGCCCATGCCCGGGACCTGCAAAGGACGAAGGAAGGCGAACCGCGCATCGAGATCAAGCATTTCGAGCTGGCCGATCTGCTCGGCCGCCCGGAAGTCTCGCTCCAGCGCAACGTCGTGGAGCGGCTGATCCGGGGGCGCCGGATATTGGTGACCGGCGCGGGCGGCACCATCGGCGGCGAACTGGTGCGCCAGATCGCCACGTTCAAGCCGTCGGCGATCGTCCTGCTCGATCATTGCGAGTTCAACCTCTACTCCATCGAAATGCAGGTGCGGGACTTGTTCCCCGACATCCTCTGCCATCCCGAACTCTGCTCGATCCGCGAGCGCGGTTCGCTCGACGATGTGTTCCGGCGGCGAGAGCCGGAGATCGTCTTCCACGCCGCCGCGCTCAAGCATGTCCCCATCGTCGAGTGCAATCCTTGCGAAGGCGCGCATACCAATGTGCTGGGCACGCGCAATGTCGCCGATGCCGTCTGCGCGCACGGCGCGCTCGCCATGGTGCAGGTGTCGACCGACAAGGCCGTCAATCCCGTCGGCGTGATGGGCGCGACCAAGCGGCTGGGCGAGCTTTACTGCCAGGCGCTGGACCTGATCGGACAATGCGACCCCGAAAGCCCGCGCTTCATGACGGTGCGTTTCGGCAATGTGCTGGGTTCCAGCGGATCGCTGGTGCCGCTGTTCCAGCAGCAGATGGCGGCGGGCAAGCCGTTGACCGTCACCCATCCCGACATGAAACGCTATTTCATGACCGTCGCGGAAGCGGTGCAGTTGATCCTCCAGAGCAGCGCGCGAGCCATGGAGGCGAAGATCGACCGCGGCACCATCTTCGTCCTCGACATGGGCGAGCCGATCAGGATCGTCGACATCGCGCGCCGGATGATCCGCCTGGCGGGCCTTCGTCCCGACATCGACGTGCCGATCCAGTTCGTCGGCCTCCGTCCCGGCGAAAAGCTCTATGAGGAACTGTTCGACACGACCGAGGAGCAGCTTCGTTCCTCCATCCCCGGCGTGATCGAGGCGAGTCCCTGCCCCGTGCCGCTGGAAAAGCTGGTGAAGGCCTTTGCCGACCTGTCCCACCTCATCGCGGAGCGGGACGAGGAAGGCGTGCAGGACCTGATGAAGGAGTTGCTGCGCGCCCCGGCGCAATCGACCTGGGCCAGGACGCTGCGCGAATTGACGCGGGAGATCGATCTGGTGGGCAAGGCGGCGAACGAATGA